From one Musa acuminata AAA Group cultivar baxijiao chromosome BXJ2-6, Cavendish_Baxijiao_AAA, whole genome shotgun sequence genomic stretch:
- the LOC103987112 gene encoding early nodulin-like protein 18, producing the protein MTDRASIAAMGITVLFMVVSFTTSAGDSPPAPPYTNHTVGGAAGWFFNSTSNSSVTNYSDWASTQNFFLGDYLIFNTDSSNTVIQTLNATTYALCNFTDDNGNDTTFYYDGGAVPEAGVTVPVALTEEGVTYFFSAADGGAQCLQGMRFRITVAHGRGLPPSLNQPPPPPFVEVAPPPPEIMVSPSISRGHAFHARAPLVLGIFVGILCFLRSA; encoded by the exons ATGACCGACAGAGCATCTATAGCGGCGATGGGCATTACTGTCCTGTTCATGGTGGTCAGCTTCACCACCTCGGCCGGCGATTCCCCTCCTGCGCCGCCTTACACCAACCACACAGTCGGCGGCGCAGCTGGGTGGTTCTTCAACTCCACCTCCAACTCCTCCGTCACCAACTACTCCGACTGGGCCTCCACCCAGAACTTCTTCCTGGGCGACTACCTCA TTTTCAACACGGACTCGAGCAACACGGTGATCCAGACGCTGAACGCGACCACCTACGCCCTCTGCAACTTCACCGACGACAACGGCAACGACACGACCTTCTACTACGACGGCGGAGCGGTCCCGGAGGCGGGCGTGACGGTGCCGGTGGCGCTGACGGAGGAAGGCGTCACCTACTTCTTCTCCGCCGCCGACGGGGGAGCGCAGTGCCTACAGGGCATGCGGTTCCGGATCACGGTGGCGCACGGCCGGGGACTTCCGCCATCGCTCAaccagccgccgccgccgccgttcgTCGAGGTCGCCCCTCCACCGCCGGAGATAATGGTGAGCCCCAGCATCAGCCGCGGGCACGCGTTCCACGCCCGGGCCCCACTCGTGCTGGGCATTTTTGTGGGCATTCTCTGTTTTCTTAGGAGCGCGTAA
- the LOC135613435 gene encoding probable WRKY transcription factor 75, giving the protein MENYPLRFPSQQPSASFSTPCLSLLPADMIGDIQVFDTLRGGNSAGFLRSKDEVEVPTSQGYGAYQLMESFAGSRENEEKPSKKKEKKVRKPRYAFQTRSHVDVLDDGYRWRKYGQKAVKNNRFPRSYYKCTHQGCSVKKQVQRLSRDEGIVVTTYEGVHTHPTEKPHDNFQDILNQMQIYSNF; this is encoded by the exons ATGGAGAACTACCCACTCCGGTTTCCCTCACAGCAACCTTCTGCTTCGTTTTCTACACCATGTCTCTCCCTCTTGCCGGCCGACATGATCGGCGACATCCAAGTCTTTGACACTCTCCGAGGTGGCAACTCAGCTGGTTTCTTGAGGTCCAAGGATGAGGTCGAGGTCCCGACCTCCCAAGGCTATGGAGCTTACCAGTTAATGGAATCCTTCGCTGGATCGAGGGAGAACGAGGAGAAGCCTagcaagaagaaggagaagaaggtgaGGAAGCCGCGATACGCCTTCCAAACTCGGAGCCATGTTGATGTACTCGATGATGGCTATCGCTGGAGGAAGTATGGGCAGAAGGCAGTGAAGAATAACAGGTTCCCTAg AAGCTACTACAAATGCACGCATCAAGGTTGCAGCGTGAAGAAGCAGGTTCAACGCCTGTCAAGGGATGAAGGCATTGTGGTGACAACCTACGAGGGAGTGCACACTCATCCCACGGAAAAACCGCATGACAACTTCCAAGATATTCTGAATCAAATGCAAATCTACTCCAACTTTTAG